A stretch of the Brevundimonas sp. MF30-B genome encodes the following:
- a CDS encoding TonB-dependent siderophore receptor, with the protein MGLKLFLAASASFLGLSAVTAVAQPAPARQTAVELSEVVVTGSQVRQPPAYAGGQVAAGGRVGLFGALEVMDTPFATTNFTAQLARDQQARSVADVLQNDPAVRLTKGFGNFQELYVIRGFPVYSDDMTYNGLYGVLPRQFVAAEFLERVEVFHGASAFLNGAAPGGSGVGGAVNLTPKRAPDQTLNRLTGGWSSGGEIYAAADLARRFGDDNAWGGRLNIAARGGEGAVEGENRELTVIGLGLDRRGDRARFSADLGWQDHRIDAPRPQVTPAGAVPTPPDAERNFAQPWTFTDERQLFGAARGEFDLSDAVTAWAAVGGRLGEERNRLANPAAQPDGALSAYRFDNAREDQVFAADVGVRADVSTGPVSHRLVASASRVQSREKNAYAFSDFAGFASDLYDPVFVPPPTPNALIGGDLDAPGVVGRVRNSSVAVADMMRFLDGKASATVGVRYQEIQTRNFDYNTGGEIGAYDGDAVTPVFALLYRPIDQISLYANYAEALLPGQTAPATADNRGEVLSPFRAEQAEIGLKYDVGVFGGSVSLFSLTLPSAFVNADNVFAANGEQENRGVEVAFFGEPREGLRILGGWTWLDAELKRTENGALDGKRPIGVPEFQTNLNVEWDAPFAPGLTVEGRVVHTGSQPVSADNAVELESWTRLDAGVRYAFEAGGRPLTIRARVENLADEDHWVAVGGYPGANYLTLGQPRAFRLSISTDF; encoded by the coding sequence GTGGGTCTGAAGCTGTTCCTGGCCGCCTCGGCGTCCTTCTTGGGCCTCTCGGCCGTCACCGCCGTGGCTCAGCCTGCGCCCGCCCGGCAGACGGCGGTGGAGCTCAGCGAAGTCGTTGTCACCGGGTCTCAGGTGCGCCAGCCGCCCGCCTACGCGGGCGGACAGGTCGCTGCCGGCGGTCGGGTCGGGCTGTTCGGCGCGCTCGAGGTGATGGACACGCCGTTCGCCACCACCAACTTCACCGCGCAGCTGGCGCGCGACCAGCAGGCCCGGAGCGTTGCCGATGTCCTGCAGAACGACCCTGCGGTGCGCCTGACCAAAGGGTTCGGCAACTTCCAGGAGTTGTACGTCATCCGCGGCTTCCCGGTCTATTCGGACGACATGACCTACAACGGCCTGTACGGCGTCCTGCCCCGCCAGTTCGTGGCCGCCGAGTTCCTTGAGCGGGTCGAGGTCTTTCACGGCGCCAGCGCCTTCCTGAACGGCGCGGCGCCGGGCGGCAGCGGCGTGGGCGGCGCGGTCAATCTGACGCCCAAGCGCGCCCCGGACCAGACGCTGAACCGCCTGACCGGCGGCTGGTCGTCGGGCGGCGAGATCTACGCCGCCGCCGATCTGGCCCGCCGCTTTGGGGACGACAACGCCTGGGGCGGACGGCTGAACATCGCCGCGCGTGGCGGCGAAGGCGCGGTCGAGGGCGAGAACCGCGAACTGACGGTCATCGGCCTGGGCCTGGACCGGCGCGGCGACCGCGCCCGCTTCTCGGCCGACCTGGGTTGGCAGGACCACCGCATCGACGCGCCGCGGCCCCAGGTGACGCCCGCGGGCGCCGTGCCGACGCCGCCGGACGCCGAGCGCAACTTCGCCCAGCCCTGGACCTTCACCGACGAGAGGCAGCTGTTCGGCGCCGCGCGCGGCGAGTTCGATCTCAGCGACGCCGTGACCGCCTGGGCCGCCGTCGGCGGCCGTCTGGGCGAGGAGCGCAACCGTCTGGCCAATCCGGCGGCCCAGCCCGATGGCGCGCTGAGCGCCTATCGGTTCGACAACGCGCGCGAGGATCAGGTCTTCGCCGCCGATGTCGGCGTGCGCGCCGATGTCTCCACGGGCCCGGTCAGCCATCGGTTGGTGGCCTCGGCCTCGCGTGTGCAGTCGCGTGAAAAGAACGCCTACGCCTTTTCCGATTTCGCGGGCTTCGCGTCGGACCTGTACGATCCGGTATTCGTCCCGCCTCCGACCCCCAACGCCTTGATCGGCGGCGACCTCGACGCGCCAGGCGTAGTCGGGCGGGTGCGTAACTCCAGCGTCGCCGTGGCCGACATGATGCGCTTCCTGGACGGCAAGGCCTCGGCGACCGTCGGTGTCCGCTACCAGGAAATCCAGACCCGCAACTTTGACTACAACACCGGCGGCGAAATCGGCGCGTACGATGGCGACGCCGTCACCCCTGTCTTCGCCCTGCTCTATCGCCCGATCGATCAGATTTCGCTCTACGCCAACTACGCGGAGGCGCTGCTGCCCGGCCAGACGGCGCCGGCGACGGCGGACAACCGCGGCGAGGTCCTCTCGCCCTTTCGCGCCGAACAGGCCGAGATCGGCCTGAAGTACGACGTCGGCGTCTTCGGCGGCTCGGTCAGCCTGTTCAGCTTGACCCTGCCGAGCGCCTTCGTGAACGCCGACAACGTCTTCGCCGCCAACGGCGAGCAGGAGAACCGCGGCGTCGAGGTCGCCTTCTTCGGCGAGCCGCGCGAGGGGCTGCGCATCCTGGGCGGCTGGACCTGGCTGGACGCAGAACTGAAGCGCACGGAAAACGGCGCCCTGGACGGCAAGCGCCCCATCGGCGTGCCCGAGTTTCAGACCAATCTGAACGTGGAATGGGACGCGCCCTTCGCGCCGGGCCTGACCGTCGAGGGCCGCGTGGTCCATACCGGTTCGCAGCCGGTCAGCGCCGACAACGCCGTCGAGCTGGAGAGTTGGACCCGGCTGGACGCCGGCGTTCGCTACGCCTTCGAAGCCGGCGGCCGGCCGCTGACGATCCGTGCTCGCGTCGAGAATCTGGCGGATGAGGATCACTGGGTGGCCGTCGGCGGCTATCCGGGCGCCAACTATCTGACCCTGGGCCAGCCGCGCGCCTTCCGCCTGTCGATCTCGACGGACTTCTAG
- a CDS encoding ferritin-like domain-containing protein, translating into MAEKTLDNLFYDTLKDIYYAERKIVKALPKMARGAQSDELKAAFEKHRVETEGQIERLQQVFDLIGKRAMGKTCDAIEGIIAEGEEILEEYEGTDALDAGLIAAAQAVEHYEITRYGTLKRWAMLLGHDEAARLLDETLQEESKTDVDLTALADARANEEAQGARAA; encoded by the coding sequence ATGGCCGAGAAGACTCTCGACAACCTTTTCTACGACACGCTCAAGGACATCTATTATGCCGAGCGGAAGATCGTGAAGGCCTTGCCCAAGATGGCGCGCGGCGCCCAGTCGGACGAGCTGAAGGCGGCCTTCGAAAAGCACCGCGTGGAGACCGAGGGACAGATCGAACGCCTTCAGCAGGTGTTTGACCTGATCGGCAAACGCGCGATGGGCAAGACCTGCGACGCCATCGAAGGCATCATCGCAGAGGGCGAGGAGATCCTCGAGGAATACGAGGGCACCGATGCGCTGGATGCCGGCCTGATCGCGGCAGCCCAGGCGGTCGAACACTATGAGATCACCCGGTACGGCACGCTGAAGCGCTGGGCGATGTTGCTGGGACATGACGAGGCGGCTCGCCTGTTGGATGAGACGCTGCAGGAGGAGTCGAAGACCGACGTCGATCTGACCGCCCTGGCCGACGCGCGAGCCAACGAGGAGGCTCAGGGGGCTCGGGCCGCCTGA